CTTTACAGTGGCGAAGTGTACGGTGTACAATTGCCAGGTATTGATGGTTTGTTTGAAATCTTAGACAAACATGCTCCGTTGGTTAGCGCTTTAAAAAAAGGTAATCTTAAAGTGATTGTTGATAAAACCACATCTTCTAACTATTCTATCCAGGGTGGTTTTGTGGAGGTTTTGAATAACAAGGCTACTGTATTGGTAGAAGGTGCCGTAGAAGCTTAAGCTTACTTTATAAATATTGATTGAGCCCTCATATTGAGGGCTTTTTCTTTTTCACCCTTTTTCTAAAGTTCATCATCTAGCATCGCCATTTTTTATGTGGAAAACTGACAAATCATCTGCAGACATTGGCAGTGTTGTAATTGTTCAACATCAACTTGGCATTTTACCTAACTATTTCCCCAGCTTCACCTACTTATCCTTTCAGAAAAAAAACTCAAAGACTTGTTGAGACTGATATTATATAAAGGATAGCTAAAAAATGCTGATTTGCCTCCACCACTGAGGTGTTAACGAAGCTGTAAGCCTTAAGGGCATTGCTTTTGATTAAGTTTAAACATCTTTTACTAAACATATGATAACTTATGAAAAAGCACTATTTAATAGCTGGTTTGGTTGCAGTGGGAGCATTAACTGGCTGCTCTAAGGATCCACTTCAGGGAATGACGCAGGAGGAATCGCGGATCTATATTACGAACCACGATTCTACAGCAAGGTTTGGTTCGTATGCTACTTTTACTATTTCAGACTCGGTTACGGTTATTAATAATAACCAGGTTACTCGGCAGCAAACAACTTCAGACATTGCATTTATAAGTGCGTTGCGCGCTGAAATGCAGGGTCGTGGTTATACCATGGTGAACAGAACAGATAAACCGGATTTGGCTGTTAACGTAAACCGGATCTACAACACCTCAACTGGCGTTATCAATTATGGTAACTACTGGGGTAACTACGGTGGCTTCTACGATCCATGGATGTGGGGCTATGGCGGTATGGGCTTCGGATCACCTTTTGGATTCGCCACATATTCAATTACTGAAGGAGCATTATCTATAGATATTCTTGACCTAAAAAATGCTTCTGCTAACAACCGCATCAATGGTATCTGGAGCGGCCTCATCAGGGGATCTGGAATTTTCAATGCTAATACAGCGGCAAGCCAGGTTAAGCAGCTTTTTGAACAATCACCTTACTTAAGAAAAAATCAATAACAATGAAGACTAGAATAATATTAGCTATAGCAGTGCTTTTTGCAGCGATGAGTAATACTGCAAATGCGCAAAACAGGCTGCGAATGGAGTTGGGTTACAATGTTGGTATACCGACAGGATCTTTCAAAACGAACCAGATAAACAATACTTCTTTTAGAGGTGCAATTGGTGAAATCAGCTATCCTGTTAGCAACAAGTTCCAGTTGGGTTTAATGTCTGGTTTTCAGAATTACCACCAGAAGTTTGGACGCCAGCTTTACCAAACACAGGATCATCAAACCATTTCGGCGGTAAAAACAAATTCTATTGACATCATTCCGCTGGTACTACGTGGTACTTATTTCCCTATGGGAAGCAATACGCAACAGCTTATTCAGCCGTATGTTTCTGCAGGCGCAGGTTTAAGCTTTGTTAGTTACGACCAGTATCTTGGAGAATTTGGTGGCAGTGAAACAGCATTTCCTTTAATGGTACAGGCTGGTGCAGGTGTTATTATTCCTGTAGGTGGAATGTTGCCGCAAACAGGAATCAAGCTTGGCGCTACTTACAACTATTCCGGTTATACAAAAAATGACATGAATACCAAATTGGGTAACATAGGCGTGCATGCAGGCTTTGTTTTCCCGATGAGATAGTCTTTGGTGAATTTTAAATAATGAGCGGTTGCAGTTTCTGCAGCCGCTTTTTATTTTAATCCTTTTGCAGAACCTGGAACCTGCGGGTGCTAGACTCCCCCGCTTCATCTATTACGGTAAGTGTGTGCCAGCCAGGCGAAGGATCAAGTGCTAATTGGTGAAAGCGGGTGGTGGTGGCGTAATACTGGTCATCAATATGCCAAAAAAGCTTGGCTGCGTTGGTTCGATGTGTTGCCGTAAAAACCGTTCTGCCTTTTTCGCCAGAGAATTCTTTAGGTATATAAAGTTGTGCATTCTGTTCAGGATAGATGATCTCCAGCGACCTTGACTGATCCGTTTCGCAGCCACTCATAAATGGAGGCAGCGGCAGGTAGTTAGCGTGCTTGTTCTTGTAGTAGTATTCCATTGTTGGTGGCAAAACAAACCAGCTTTTGTGCACCATATCAGATGGCTGAATGCAAGCTTCAGTCGCACGAAAAGTAGCAGTAGGATCTAAATGTATTTTGCGGTGGTAAGGACAAGAGGATGCATTGGCTGCAGATATGGAAACCATCATTGTGTCAACCGCATCGCAATCCATTCCTGCCTTGTAACCGCTTTGGTGACAAATAGGTAAATAAGCAAAGTCGTATGAAGGAGGTTGAAACCATTTGCTTGTTGGCAGCAGGCGGAAAATGTCGAACATGACAGGAGCAGCAGTGTTGATGCCTGTAAGTTCTGGCCGGCCTTCACCATCAGTATTGCCCACCCAAACCACCACACAATATTTTGGTGTAAAACCAATAGCCCATCCGTCTCTAAAGCCAAAGCTTGTTCCGGTCTTCCACGCTATACGCTGCGCTGAAGAAAACATATTCCAAAGACCTTCTTCACCGGGCCGCATCACCTCCTGCATCGCATTGAAGGTGTGCCAGAGGGCAGTATAGTTGATCAGTTGATTAGTTGATTGGTTGACTAGTTGAGCTGTTGATTGACCTACAGGTTCCTGGTTTTTGATTTTTGACTGTTGATTTTTGATTTGGTACCTCGGCATGTGCCAATCATCACCCACTACCTTGCCTTTATTCTTCTCCTGGTGCAAATAACTTCTTGCAAGGCTGCTATACACACCTGCCAGCTCCCATGGTGTTACCTCGCAGCCGCCGAGAATGAGGCTGAGGCCGTAATGATCTGCAGGTTTTTTTAGTGTAGTAAAACCGTACTGTTGCAGCAGGTTGTACATCCGCTGGTACTTGTACTTCTGCAACATTTTAACCGCAGGTATGTTCAGGCTGCGGCTGATGGCCTGGTTGGCAGGTACAGCGCCATCATATTGCAGGTTGAAGTTTTGTGGTGTATAGCCGCCAATCTGTGTTGGAATATCTGGTATAAGCTGCCGTGGCAGAATTTGACCATCGGCCTGTAGTGCAGCATAGAGCAGCGGCTTTAGTGTACTGCCGGGGCTGCGTGGAGCAGCAAGCACATCTACATGGCTCTCCAGTTCAGGATCTGTGGGATTGTACACGTTTCCTACATATGCCAGCACATTCCCGGTTTCTACTTCCATTACCATTGCTGCGGCATTGTTGATGCCATTGCCACGGAAGCTGCTATGATGGCGAGTTACAACTTGCGTTACCTGCTTTTGTAAAGTGGCTTGAAGTGTTGTTGTTACTCTTGTTGAAACTTCATGATCCTGTTGCTGTAGTAGAGGGTATTCTTTCCTGAAGCGATCGAGCAGGTGAGGAGCGAGCTGCGGTAGTGGTAATGGTGCACCTGGCAATGGTTCCAATAAAGCAAGCTCTGCGGTGGTCGTATCTATTTTTTTATTCAGCAGGAGTTTTTGAATCAGCGCATTCCTCTTGCGGAGCAGGGCCTCCCTGTTTTTGCCGGGATGAATAAGAGAAGGCGCATTGGGCAGTACGGCTAAAGTTGCCATTTCGCCCCAGCTAAGTTGGCTGGCGCTTCTGCCGAAGTAACGCCATGCGGCTGCGTCCAGGCCTACCACGTTACTTCCAAAAGGTGCATTGGCTGCATACAAAGCGATAATCTCTTTTTTGCTGTAGCCGCATTCTAGCCGAACAGCCAGTATGCTCTCCACCAGCTTCTGAAAAATGTTCCTGTTCTTTTTCCTGCTTAGCCTGATGACCTGCATGCTGAGCGTGCTGCCACCACTCACTACTTTATTGCCTTTTGCATTTTGCCATACAGCTCTTCCAATTGCAATGGGATCAACACCGGGGTGGTAGAAAAACCTTTTGTCTTCGAAAGTGGTGATGCACTCAATGAATTTTTCCGGTACGGCTTCATTGTAAGGAAATCGCCACTGACCATCGGCTGCAATGCTTGCATTCAGCAGTTCACCTTCCGCATCTTCTAATACAAAACTGGTTTGGGAATGGAAGAGCGGGGTAGGTAGGGAAAAGTAAAACAAAACGGATGATAAAATAAGTGATACCATTATTGCTTTCCTTTTAAAGGAAAGGCTAGAGGTTCTTTTTGTTATAATCATCCAGATGTTGGGCAACAGGTAGTTTATTTTTTAAATTTGAAAAAACGTGATGGTATGAAAGAGAAAGAAAATGTAGCTGAAAAGAAAGAATTTATAAAAGAGCACATAGACGCTGCAGATGAACAAACAGTCAATATGATATATGACATGCTAGACGGAAACGATCTACTTGAAAACATTTCACCAGAATTTGAAGAAGCTATCCGGCGTGGTATAGAACAAGCCGATAATGGCCAGGTAATACCCCACGAAGAGGTAATGAATAAGTTCAGACAATGGCGGTCAAAGTAGTTTGGACTGTTGATGGTACTAGAAGCTTTCAAGATATACTTGAATACCTGCTTCTGAATTTTTCCGAGAAAGAAGCTCATAGATTTTTCCATGCAGTAGAAGCTAAATTGAAACTTGCGCAGTCGAACCCTATGATGTACCGACAATCTGCTCGGTTTCCTAATGTTCATGTTACAGTTGTTCTGAAGAAAGTATTACTGGTTTATAGATACAAACAAAGGGAGCAAATTATTGAAGTCCTTGTTTGTTGGGACGGAAGAAGGGATCCTAAAAAATTCAAATTTTAAGACAACTTCCAAGTCACCTATTTCACCTCCACCCACTTGCCATTCACTCCCGCACTAATGCTGTTGTCGTACATGGCCTCGCAATACACACCCGGCCAGTAGTAGCGCCCGGGATATGCAGCAGTTAGTTGCACATAATATGTCAGCGTTTCATTCTGCCTGATATCGAAATAGTGATACACCCGATCGTCGCGTATATCCATGTATTCAGCAGGAGAGGATTTAAAGGCGCCCTCCGCACTGTACATGCGCGTGTTCAATATCTCCCAACCGCTGGGGAATACCTGCGACAGCGCCATCTCGTTATATGTGCCTCTTTGCCCTGTATTTTTTACCGTAACCTTAGCAATGAAATCAGTGCCTTGCGTGATGGATGAAGGATCTATAGGAGCACCTGACGTAGTAGTAAATGATACATTGGTAGCCAGGTAAGCTGATTGCCTGCTCACCTGCATGGTATCGCCTGCTACAGGCTGGCCCTGGTTGATGATCCGCACATACAGCACATTGCTTCCCTTGTTGGTAAGATTGATGTTCGCCTTGCCATTGCTAAAGCTAACAGGTAGCTGCGCAACAGGAGAAGTGCTGTTGAGGTTGACATTGTTGCCTGCTACATTGCCAGTGATGGTTACGCGGTTGCCGTTTGGGTTCTTGCCGCAGAACTTACCAACCGCTATCAGTGCATAAGCAGTTGTTTGTGTGCTGTACCAGTTTTCTTTAGACAGTTGCTGCGCTACTGCTCTTGCCAGTCGCTCTGCTTCGGCTCTTCTACCCATAATGGTCAAAGTCTCAAGCACCATTGCCTGGTCGCGCAGGTTGCTTCCATAGGTAATACCGGGAGCAGCGCGTTGCGAGAAATTAGTAGGCAAGCCACTGATGAGTTGTAGCGCTACCTGTGTTTGTCCTGCCAGGTGATAAGCAGCTGCCAATCGCCATTTAGCTTCCGGAGTAATGAACTTGTATTCTTTCAGCCTGTTCATCGCACCTAATTCTGGAGCCTTTGCTAATGCCAGCAGGTAAAGCCTGTAAGCCTGCACCAGGTCGCCACCATAGTACACCGGCGATGTCTGGTTCCATGTATTGGCTTTGGTGCGCTGGTAGCCTCTCCACTGCTGAAGCAATGAAGATGGAATATTATAGCCTCGATCAGATGCTTCTAACAAGAAGTGACCAGCATAGTTCGTTCCCCATTCATCTGCAGTTCGATTTCCTGGCCAATAACTAAATCCACCATCAGTAGATTGGAAGTTTTTGATGCGTTCAACAGCGCGCCTGATGTTGCCCTGCACCTGTGCCTGCTGTTGATTGTTTAGCTCCACCATTTGGTTGAGCACCAGCTGTGGAAATGCAGAAGAGGTTACCTGTTCTATACAACCATGCGGATAGGTGATGAGGTACTGCAGTCGCTTCTCAAGGTTCATAGCAGGAATAGATGATATCTCTACCACAGCTTTATTTCCACCTGTACCTATGGCAGCAATAGCAGTGTTGAAGCCCTGACCGCCATTCAATGTATGTTCCTGCACAGTGGTAATGGGCGGATTGGGATTTCGTACATCCAACTCTACTTCATATTCTGCTCTTTCATTACCACTGGTAGCAATAAATTTTATTTTACCTACACCTGTTGCTGACCGCACACGTGCATTGAAGTATACCTGCTGTTCGCCGGTAGCAGAGAAGCTGATGTTTTGAGTGCTATTTTCTGCCTGAAGCAGTTGATTGGTCTGCAGGCTCAGCGAAACATTACGGATGTTGTTTTCGGTAGCAAACACAGTGAGCGGGATGCGCACCTGTTCAGTAGGACCAAGCACACGAGGGGTAGTGCCCAGCAGCATGAGTGGTTTCTTTACGGCAACCGCTTTTTCTGCAGCGCCATAAGCACCATTGCCTGCAGCTATTACCATAGCCCTTACACTACCCATATAAGGTGGTAAAACAAATGAATGTGTCTTGCTGCCACCGTTAGATTTGAAAGGCCCCATGAACTTGACTACAGGAGGAAAGCGATTGGCTTTTTTATTACCCGGTCCATCTCCTTCGTTATCACCACCAATGGTCAGAATTCTTTCGAGTCCACCGGCCCATGCGCCTATTACATAGTCGTACAGGTCCCATGTTTTTACACCCAGTGCTTCTTTGGTATAAAAAGCTTTGTGCGGGTCCGGAGTTTTATAGCGCGTAAGGTCTAGTAGCCCTTCGTCCACAATGGCTATCACATAGGTCATCGGTTTACCGCTGGCTTCACTTATGGTGATGTTGTTCGGCTGCTCCGGTCTTACCGCATCAGCCATTTTTATTACAGGTTTCAAAATGGTGTTCTTGTCTTCTACCATTACTGGTATTACACCATACATGCGGATAGGCAGGTCGTTGATGGTTTGTGCATGTGGCTGTATCAGCGAAACGTTTACATACACGTTTGGCGTCATCTCCTTTTCTGCTTTAAAGCTGAAAGTAGTTTGCCCTTGCTGTGTTTCGGTCCAGTAGGTTTTGATGACCTTGCTGCCATTCTCAATGCTAATGAATGCTCTGCCACCTTTCGATGAAGGGATGCTCAGCTTTACTTCTTCGCCGGCATTGTATTTCAATTTATCTGAAGTGAAGGATAACATAGAAGCCGCAGTAGGATCATCTTTGTTATCACGAGCCTGCCAATAAGGGTCATCTACATAGAAAGTTTTTCCAGTTACATGGCCGGTTTCACCATCGCGAATAAGCACCAGGTACCTGCCCCAATTTTCGCTGTTGATCTTAAGCGGGTAACTGCCTTTGCCATTAGCTATGGTAATGGTTTCTTTCTTTATGAGCTTGTTGTACTCATCCTGGCTAAAGTTGCTAAGGTTGTCGCTGCTGTTATCCCACCACCAGCGCCATTGGACCTTGTAAAGTTCTACCTGCAATGTGCTGTTGCCGGTTTTGGCCTTGCCATTTACATCTACATGCGCAACCTCCAGCCGGTGCGTTTTGCCTGCTTCCAGGTAGCCCCATGGCTTAGCGCCTTCTGGAACTTTTACTCCTACATAGCTGCTGTAGGCGTGGTAAGGATAGCTGACATTGTCGATGCTGAAATTGCCGCCGGGCTCAAATACTTTTACCAGCAGGTTTGCTTTCAGCACTCCCGGCGCTTCTGTATTGATGGTGAAGTTTGGCTTGATGTCGGCAGTCCCTGTTTCACTTAATGCACCGTCAAAGATTGTTTTCGACTGTGGTTCAAAATCGGCTGTGGGATTATCAAAAGTGTATCCTTCATATTTCGGAAAAGTAGTAGTAGACCTGTACAGCGCAACATCTACACGCGCTTTTAAACTTTTTGCTGTAGCGCCAAACAACCAACGGGCAGCAAGTTTACCGGGTGTAGCATCAGCACCTAATTGAGGATTGGCTCCAAAGTCAAGATCGATCTTAAGCCTGTTTGGCATCACCGTCTCGATCTTTATTTTCTTCTCAAAATGCGCTCCTCCTAGTTTCACTTTACAATTCCAATTGCCTGTAGGTGCGCCTGCATCTGTAGCAGTTCTAAAAATGTTGAAGCCATCTTCAGCATTTACCTGTACCATCTTCTTATACAGCTGTCCTGATGGTGCATACAGTTCCATTTCGATTGGATGATCCTTTGGCAGCTTGCGCTCTTTGTCTTCAATAATGCAGCTGAGATAAAGGCTGTCGCCAAGGCGCCATACACCACGCTCTCCAAAGATGAAACCTTTTATGCCGTTCTTAACTTCTGCTCCGCTTACATCAAAACGGCTGAGTGGTAAAGCACTTCCATCATCCAGTTTCAGATAACTTTTTTCATTGCCATTTTTTGCCACCAGCAAAAATGGTTTTCGTTTAACCTCAATGGTAGCTATACCATCGCTACTCGTTTTTCCTTTGGCAATTACCTGTCGCTGGTAATCCATCACTTCTACTTCTACACCAGCCATTGGTTCGGTAGAAATGATGTTGGTAGCTGCAACAAGCAGGTTGTTGTCATTACCTTTTCTTGCAGATAAACCAATATTGGTCGCTATAATATTCCTGCTGGCAAAGCGCTCTTTGTTGAAGTACGACCTGCTGCATGGATTATCTCTTTGACTCCAGTTGTAGCCATACGGGTAGTAGGAATCATAAGATTCCCAAAATTCATCGTCCTCATCTACACCATTATCACTTCCTTCATCGCTCCATTCATTGTAGTATTCTTCATCCTCTTCATCTTTTGCTTCTGCTGTTTGTGCGCAGGTATACAAAGAATATTCTGGTCTAAAACCTATATGTACCCTATAGATGGCACCTGGTTCGGCCCTTATATATTTGTCAATGTCAAGCGAGAACCTATTCTTCTTATGCAGGTTGAGCGAAGGATCATTATCAAGTTTAATGGTTGCTTTTGCCAAAGGCTTTCCTACTCGTCTTATTTCACTTTCTCCTTTCAGGTCGTTTAGTTGCAGGAATTGGCTCACGTTGTTCTCGTGGATTTTGATGATGCTAACATCAATTGCTTTCAGGTTGGTTGCTTCAAAAGGAAGCACCAGTTTGCCATCACTTGCAGGAAGGATGGTGCCGCGTCCGTGGATCTTTACTACAGGTAAACGATTTTCAAAAAAGATATTAGCTGTAAAAGCTTTCTCCAGCCTGTTGCCCCAAAGGTTGGTGATGCCGCTGTTGATATTCACTTTGTAGTTGCCATCTAATTGCGTAGAAGAATATGCTTTCACTTCGCTACCGTTGATGGTAAAGCTCATGTCCTCCTGTTCGCTCACTGCTATCAGTCCTTCCAGTTGTTGGTTGGTAGCAATAGGATCGCTGAACTGTACCAGTACATATTCTTCTGCTTCCTGCACCGCACGTACATTCAAAACTTTGAAATCACCAATGGCAGGCACTGCTATTTCAAGTTGATCTTTTTGGTCGATGTTCAAAGGCTTGCCATCCCATTGTAGTAGCAAAGTAGAGGCGGCATTCTGTCGTTTGATGCCTTCTATGGTAAAGTTGTGAGTTTTGTTTGCTTCATTGTGTTGCCACTTGATTGTTGGCGATGCGCCTTGCTGCGATACTTTCAATAAGCTTGCTATTTTACTGCTTTCTTCTACATCAGCAGTTTGCAATGTTCCGCTTAAAATCATTGCATCCTTATATCCATTTAATGCTCGTAGGCCATTTTCAATTACAGTAAATGAAGGCTTAATGACCTGCACATTGAACTTGAAATTTTTAAATTTCTCCGGCACCTTCCTCACTTTCGAAAGTTTAAAAGAAACCTCGTACAGTTCTCCCGGCTTCATGTCATTATCAGGTTTGAACTCTATGGTTCTTTCATCGGTCCAATAGGCTTTTCCTTTTACCGCAGGAGAAAAATCAAACAACTCCTCTTTGATTGTTTCATTTACAGCATGTGTGGTAGAAACGTCGGATGTTAATTGAATGCGGATGCTGTTCTTTTTTGAAACAACACCTGAAGTATATGCTTCAATGTATTTGCTGAACTCTGGATCGACTTGTGCAATTTCTTTTTTGTTGTTACAAGAAGAAATGAGGGTGATAAATAGAAGTAACATGCCGCTAATGAACAGCGGTGAAGCAGGATGGCGTTGCATGTAGTTTTGGGGATTGAAGTGCAATTAATTTGTGGAGGAAGTTAGTGAAATGGCAGCGAGAAATACAAACAGCAACTTGTTAAGAAGACATTAATTGTAGAAGATGTAGATTGGGTAACAAACGAGATCATGCACCATTTTCACCTGTTTAAAAAGCTGCTGGCCAATCAAACCAGCTTTCGAATATTCCTGCTTACAAAATTGCCGGTAGCCTTTTTTTGTGGACTACGCTTGGTTCGTATAAACGAGCAGGATGCTGCAATCAGTGTGCGTTATGGTTGGTTCAATACGAACCCTTTCAGGTCAATGTATTTTGCAGTTTTAAGTATGGCAGGCGAAGTGAGTACTGGTGTTTTAGCTATGGGTTATTTGTACAAACGCAATCCATCGGTAAGTATGTTGCTGGTGAAAACAGAAGGAGAGTTTTATAAAAAAGCTGTGGGTAAAATAGTATTTACATGCAAGGATGGTGAAGCACTGAATGCTGCTATTGAAAATGCAGTTGCTACCGGTGTAGCTACTAACTGTTCGTGCAAAACAGAAGGTTTGAATGAAGCTGGCGAAGTGGTGGCATCATTTGTTTTTACATGGAGTTTCAAAGCAAGAAGCAAAAAGAGCTAAAGCAACAATATAAAATACCAGGATATGAAACTATCATTTCACGGAGCGGCACAAACGGTTACAGGTTCAAAGCACCTGCTTACACTTGACAGCGGCAAGAAGATCTTGCTCGACTGCGGTATGTTCCAGGGTATGGGCCAGCTAACGGATAAGCTAAATAATGATGTTGGATTTGATCCAGCTGAAGTAAAACATCTTATTCTTTCGCATGCGCATATAGATCATTCAGGACTTATTCCAAAGCTGGTAAAGGAAGGTTTCAATGGTGCCATTCATTGTACATCAGCTACACGCGATCTTGCCGGTATACTGCTGGAAGATAGTGCTACCATACAACGTGACGATACGAAATTCATTAACCGGAAACGAAAGAAAAAAGGACTGCCACTGTTTGAACCAATGTTTGATCTTTCGCATGTTGCACAGGCGATGGAGCTGTTTAATGTGCAGTCATACGGGCAGTGGTTTACAATAGATGAAGGTGTAGAAGTTTTGTTTACAGATGCAGGACACATCATAGGAAGTGCTGCTGTAAGTCTAAGAATAAAGGAAGGAGATAAAGCGACAGCCATCACTTTCAGTGGAGATGTGGGAAGATATAATGATGCTATTTTAAAAGCACCTGAAGTATTTCCGCAAGCAGATTATATCATTTGCGAAAGCACCTATGGCAACAAGCTGCATGATGACGTGCATGGTACTACTGATACGCTTCATGGTTGGATTGAAAAGACATGCATTCACAAAAAAGGTAAACTCATCATACCAGCGTTTAGTGTGGGTAGAACACAGGAACTGCTGATTGCACTCAACCAATTAGAGAATGAAAAGCGACTGCCTGCAGTAACATATTATGTGGATAGTCCTCTGAGTTTGGAAGCAACTGAAGTAGTGCGTAGTCACCCTGAAAATTTTAATAAACAACTGCGGGATGTGCTGATGCACGATGAAGATGTTTTTGCTTTTAAAGGATTGAAGTATATCAAATCAGTTGATGAGAGTAAAGCGATCAACGATACTGATCAGCCATGTGTGATCATTAGTTCCAGTGGTATGGCTGATGCAGGCAGGGTTAAACATCATATCCGAAACAATATTTCTGAGGCTAAAAATACCATCCTGATGGTGGGTTATGCATCGCCATATTCCCTCGGCGGAAAGCTTGCAAACGGTGTAAAGCGCGTGAATATTTATGGTGAAGAATACAATGTAGAAGCCGAGGTTGGCAAGATGCGTAGCATGAGTGCACATGCAGATTACGACGACCTGGTGATGTTCCTTGACTGCCAGGACAGGCAAAAGGTGAAAAAGCTTTTCCTTGTACATGGGGAATATCATGTACAACTGGATTTTGCTCAGCGACTTACGCGAAAGGGTTGGCAGGTAGAAGTTCCGGGTATGAATTCTGTATTTGAGCTTGCATAAAATGTAGTGAGTTTGTAGCAGAAGTGTAAAAGCAATGCAATGCTGTGGCAACAGAGTTATATCAAAAAGCCATTCTTCCTTCTCAGAACTCACCACCCACAACAGGGAAAATATGAAGCTATCATTTCATGGTGCAGCACGCACAGTAACAGGTTCTAAACATTTACTTACGCTCGATAACGGCAAGAAAATTTTGATTGATTGCGGGCTGTTTCAAGGCATGGGTTCTAAGACAGATGACCTCAACAACGACTTTGGGTTTGAACCCTCAAGTATTGATGTTCTTATTGTAACGCATGCACACATCGATCATACTGGCTTGATCCCGAAATTGGTGAAAGATGGTTTCAACGGTAAAATCTATTCTACCCCAGCTACCAAAGATCTTGCAGAGATTTTGATGTATGACAGCGCAGAGATCCAAACATATGAGATAGACTACATCAACAAAAAGAGGGCGGCTAAAAATCTTCCACCTTACGAGCCCTTATATTCTTCCGAGCATGTACAGCAGGCTGTTGAAAGATTTGAAGTGCAGGAATACGAACAGTGGTTTAAAGTAGACGATGATGTAGAAGTAAGATTCACTCATACAGGTCATCTTATTGGTAGCGCTGCTATTCATTTACGCGTAAAAGAAAATGGCAAAACCAAAACCGTAACATTTAGTGGAGATGTTGGACGGTACAACAGTATGTTGCTGAAATCTCCTGCAGATTTTGAGCAGAGCGATTATATCATCTTAGAAAGTACCTACGGTGATAAGGCGCACGATATGGTTTTTAATACCGTTGATACTCTTCGAGATTGGGTGCGTAAAACCTGTCATCAAAAAGGTGGTAAACTGATCATCCCTGCATTTAGTGTAGGACGAACACAGGAAGTGTTATATGCGCTTAACCAACTTAGCATTGAAAACAGACTTCCCGAGCTTTTTTATTTTGTAGATAGTCCATTGAGTTCAAAAGCTAC
This region of Aridibaculum aurantiacum genomic DNA includes:
- a CDS encoding MBL fold metallo-hydrolase RNA specificity domain-containing protein: MKLSFHGAAQTVTGSKHLLTLDSGKKILLDCGMFQGMGQLTDKLNNDVGFDPAEVKHLILSHAHIDHSGLIPKLVKEGFNGAIHCTSATRDLAGILLEDSATIQRDDTKFINRKRKKKGLPLFEPMFDLSHVAQAMELFNVQSYGQWFTIDEGVEVLFTDAGHIIGSAAVSLRIKEGDKATAITFSGDVGRYNDAILKAPEVFPQADYIICESTYGNKLHDDVHGTTDTLHGWIEKTCIHKKGKLIIPAFSVGRTQELLIALNQLENEKRLPAVTYYVDSPLSLEATEVVRSHPENFNKQLRDVLMHDEDVFAFKGLKYIKSVDESKAINDTDQPCVIISSSGMADAGRVKHHIRNNISEAKNTILMVGYASPYSLGGKLANGVKRVNIYGEEYNVEAEVGKMRSMSAHADYDDLVMFLDCQDRQKVKKLFLVHGEYHVQLDFAQRLTRKGWQVEVPGMNSVFELA
- a CDS encoding alpha-2-macroglobulin family protein, which codes for MQRHPASPLFISGMLLLFITLISSCNNKKEIAQVDPEFSKYIEAYTSGVVSKKNSIRIQLTSDVSTTHAVNETIKEELFDFSPAVKGKAYWTDERTIEFKPDNDMKPGELYEVSFKLSKVRKVPEKFKNFKFNVQVIKPSFTVIENGLRALNGYKDAMILSGTLQTADVEESSKIASLLKVSQQGASPTIKWQHNEANKTHNFTIEGIKRQNAASTLLLQWDGKPLNIDQKDQLEIAVPAIGDFKVLNVRAVQEAEEYVLVQFSDPIATNQQLEGLIAVSEQEDMSFTINGSEVKAYSSTQLDGNYKVNINSGITNLWGNRLEKAFTANIFFENRLPVVKIHGRGTILPASDGKLVLPFEATNLKAIDVSIIKIHENNVSQFLQLNDLKGESEIRRVGKPLAKATIKLDNDPSLNLHKKNRFSLDIDKYIRAEPGAIYRVHIGFRPEYSLYTCAQTAEAKDEEDEEYYNEWSDEGSDNGVDEDDEFWESYDSYYPYGYNWSQRDNPCSRSYFNKERFASRNIIATNIGLSARKGNDNNLLVAATNIISTEPMAGVEVEVMDYQRQVIAKGKTSSDGIATIEVKRKPFLLVAKNGNEKSYLKLDDGSALPLSRFDVSGAEVKNGIKGFIFGERGVWRLGDSLYLSCIIEDKERKLPKDHPIEMELYAPSGQLYKKMVQVNAEDGFNIFRTATDAGAPTGNWNCKVKLGGAHFEKKIKIETVMPNRLKIDLDFGANPQLGADATPGKLAARWLFGATAKSLKARVDVALYRSTTTFPKYEGYTFDNPTADFEPQSKTIFDGALSETGTADIKPNFTINTEAPGVLKANLLVKVFEPGGNFSIDNVSYPYHAYSSYVGVKVPEGAKPWGYLEAGKTHRLEVAHVDVNGKAKTGNSTLQVELYKVQWRWWWDNSSDNLSNFSQDEYNKLIKKETITIANGKGSYPLKINSENWGRYLVLIRDGETGHVTGKTFYVDDPYWQARDNKDDPTAASMLSFTSDKLKYNAGEEVKLSIPSSKGGRAFISIENGSKVIKTYWTETQQGQTTFSFKAEKEMTPNVYVNVSLIQPHAQTINDLPIRMYGVIPVMVEDKNTILKPVIKMADAVRPEQPNNITISEASGKPMTYVIAIVDEGLLDLTRYKTPDPHKAFYTKEALGVKTWDLYDYVIGAWAGGLERILTIGGDNEGDGPGNKKANRFPPVVKFMGPFKSNGGSKTHSFVLPPYMGSVRAMVIAAGNGAYGAAEKAVAVKKPLMLLGTTPRVLGPTEQVRIPLTVFATENNIRNVSLSLQTNQLLQAENSTQNISFSATGEQQVYFNARVRSATGVGKIKFIATSGNERAEYEVELDVRNPNPPITTVQEHTLNGGQGFNTAIAAIGTGGNKAVVEISSIPAMNLEKRLQYLITYPHGCIEQVTSSAFPQLVLNQMVELNNQQQAQVQGNIRRAVERIKNFQSTDGGFSYWPGNRTADEWGTNYAGHFLLEASDRGYNIPSSLLQQWRGYQRTKANTWNQTSPVYYGGDLVQAYRLYLLALAKAPELGAMNRLKEYKFITPEAKWRLAAAYHLAGQTQVALQLISGLPTNFSQRAAPGITYGSNLRDQAMVLETLTIMGRRAEAERLARAVAQQLSKENWYSTQTTAYALIAVGKFCGKNPNGNRVTITGNVAGNNVNLNSTSPVAQLPVSFSNGKANINLTNKGSNVLYVRIINQGQPVAGDTMQVSRQSAYLATNVSFTTTSGAPIDPSSITQGTDFIAKVTVKNTGQRGTYNEMALSQVFPSGWEILNTRMYSAEGAFKSSPAEYMDIRDDRVYHYFDIRQNETLTYYVQLTAAYPGRYYWPGVYCEAMYDNSISAGVNGKWVEVK
- a CDS encoding thioesterase; the encoded protein is MHHFHLFKKLLANQTSFRIFLLTKLPVAFFCGLRLVRINEQDAAISVRYGWFNTNPFRSMYFAVLSMAGEVSTGVLAMGYLYKRNPSVSMLLVKTEGEFYKKAVGKIVFTCKDGEALNAAIENAVATGVATNCSCKTEGLNEAGEVVASFVFTWSFKARSKKS